The window CGGCACCACCCTGGAGCAGGCCCGCACCCAGGCCCTCACCGATCGCGACACCGGGGTGCTGCTGATCCGCGACGCCGGATCGATCATCGACAACTCCCCTCTCCAGCAGCAGGCGGATCTGCCGCGCCTGATCCGCTGCGGCCGCCACCTGGCCCGCACGCGCCGCTACCTCATCGGCTACGCCGACGAGCTCGAACCCGAGGCTCTGCCCGATGCCGTGACCCGCGAGGCCGGCCGTGGCGACGACTGGGTGAAGCTGGTGGGGGACTGGATCGACCGCACCGCAGGGGACCTCACCCCCTGCTGGGATGCGGAGACCTTCCGCGCTGCGGCCGACGCCGCCCACGCCGCCGGGGCCCGCATCACCGCACACACCTTCGCCGAGGACACCCTGCCGATGCTGCTGGACGCCGGCTTCGACTGCCTCGAGCACGCCACCGGCCTGACCGACGAAACCATCGCCCGCGCTGCGGAGACCCGCACCCCGGTGGTGACCACCCTGGTCAACGTGGGGGAGTTCGAGCAGTACGCCTCCCAGGGGGAGAAGAAGTTCCCCGCCTACGCAGCGCACATGCGTCGTCTGCGCGAGGGTCGCTACGACCGCACCCGCGACGCCCTGGACGCCGGGGTGCCGCTGCTGGTGGGCACCGATGCCGGGGGAGTGCTGGGGCACGGGATCATCCACGACGAGCTCGACGAGCTGGCCCGCGCCGGGCTCACCGGGACCCAGATCCTGCAGGCCGCCGCCTGGGGGCCGCGGGAGTTCCTCGGCGTCCCGGGCCTCGAGGACGGTTCCCCGGCCGACCTGCTCGTGGCCCAGCACGATCCCCGCACCGACCACCGGACCCTGCGGGACCTCACCGCTGTGGTCCTGGCCGGTCAGGTGGTGAAGGCATGAACGAGGCCAGAGGTCCCCATGGGCGTGACGAGATGAGTAGCGTCGACCCCGTCGTCGGGCTGATCGATGCGGCCCGGTTCGCGACGGTGAAGTTCCGTGCCGGCTACCGGACGGATGCGGTCGACGACTTCCTCGACCAGATCGTCACCCTGGTGAAGGACCCCATGGATCCGCAGCGTGCTCACCGAGAAGCGGTCGAGCGCGTGCAGGGTGCCGCGTTCCCCACCGTGACGTTCCGCGATGGCTATGACATGCAGGACGTGGACGTCTTTCTCGATGAGGTGCTGGTCCCTGCGCTCCAGGACGCCCCGGCCCCGCCGCCGCCTCCTGTCACGGACCCGCCACCACCGCGCCCGTCACCATCCGCCGCTCCGGATGCACCCGAGGACCCCCTGGTCGCGCACCTTCTCCAGGCGAGGTTCCCTCAGGCCGCCAGCAGCGCCGTCAACTACGCCGCGGACGACGTCGACCTCCTCCTGGACGAGATGATCGCGGCACTGAGCGCAAGCCCGGATCAGGGGAGCGGTCGCCACCGGGCACGCCAGCTGCTGGAGGGTGCGGCGATGGACCGCAGTACGACCAGGCGTGATGGCTACAGCGCGGAGCACGTCGATGCGTTCCTGATGGACGTCCTTGCCCGCTTGGGCAGCTGATCGAGGGGCTCGCTGTGAATCGTCCGGGGTTTGATAGAGGGTGAGCCAGACATCCTGGAAGGACCCCCTGATCACCATGGCCAACTACAAGTACCCCGTCGAGCTGCGGGAGCGAGCGACCCGCCTGGCCGTCGAGGCCCGCCGCGACCCGGCGACACGCATCGGCGCGATCGCGCGGATCGCGAAGCAGACGAACGTGCACAAGGAAGCGCTGCGGAACTGGGTCAGCAAGGCAGAAGCCGCAGACATCCCGACCGAGGCGGTGGACGCCGAAACGCGGATTCGTCAGTTGGAGGCGGAGAACCGTGAGCTGCGCCGCTCGAACGAGATCCTGAAGTCCGCGACGGCTTTTTTCGCGGCGGAGTTCGACCGCCCACAGAAGTGATCGTCGCCTACATCGACGAACAAAAAGACACGTGGGGGATCGAACCGATCTGCCGGGTTCTCACCAAAGAGCTCGATGTGAAGATCGCCCCGCAGACCTACTATGCGGCCCGCAGCCGACCTCCCTCGGCTCGCAGTGTTCGTGATGCCGAATTATCGA is drawn from Brachybacterium muris and contains these coding sequences:
- a CDS encoding amidohydrolase family protein, encoding MISADTDAATASGAPSPHAAAPVLHLTGPILLGPELEVSEAWVHQGRIHHERPDIPAGTEIRTIDGYVVPGLADLHCHLGISDEGTGTTLEQARTQALTDRDTGVLLIRDAGSIIDNSPLQQQADLPRLIRCGRHLARTRRYLIGYADELEPEALPDAVTREAGRGDDWVKLVGDWIDRTAGDLTPCWDAETFRAAADAAHAAGARITAHTFAEDTLPMLLDAGFDCLEHATGLTDETIARAAETRTPVVTTLVNVGEFEQYASQGEKKFPAYAAHMRRLREGRYDRTRDALDAGVPLLVGTDAGGVLGHGIIHDELDELARAGLTGTQILQAAAWGPREFLGVPGLEDGSPADLLVAQHDPRTDHRTLRDLTAVVLAGQVVKA
- a CDS encoding DivIVA domain-containing protein, with amino-acid sequence MSSVDPVVGLIDAARFATVKFRAGYRTDAVDDFLDQIVTLVKDPMDPQRAHREAVERVQGAAFPTVTFRDGYDMQDVDVFLDEVLVPALQDAPAPPPPPVTDPPPPRPSPSAAPDAPEDPLVAHLLQARFPQAASSAVNYAADDVDLLLDEMIAALSASPDQGSGRHRARQLLEGAAMDRSTTRRDGYSAEHVDAFLMDVLARLGS